From one Micromonospora siamensis genomic stretch:
- a CDS encoding potassium channel family protein has translation MRIAIAGAGNVGRSIAQELIDNGHQVMLIERQPKMLRPDRVPAADWVLADACELASLEEANVSGCDVVVAATGDDKVNLVVSLLAKTEFAVPRVVARVNRAENEWLFTEQWGVDVAVSKPRVMAALVEEAVTVGDLVRLMTFRQGEANLVEITLPPTAPYVGQPIHQVPIPRDAALVAILRGKRVLVPSPDDPIEAGDELVFVCTAEVEDEVRAVILGPDSVERTRGAG, from the coding sequence ATGCGGATCGCCATCGCGGGCGCCGGCAACGTGGGCCGGTCGATCGCCCAGGAGCTGATCGACAACGGGCACCAGGTGATGCTCATCGAGCGCCAGCCCAAGATGCTCCGGCCGGACCGGGTGCCGGCCGCCGACTGGGTGCTGGCCGACGCGTGCGAGCTGGCCAGCCTGGAGGAGGCGAACGTCTCCGGCTGCGACGTGGTGGTCGCCGCGACCGGCGACGACAAGGTCAACCTCGTGGTGTCGCTGCTGGCCAAGACCGAGTTCGCGGTGCCCCGGGTGGTGGCCCGGGTGAACCGCGCGGAGAACGAGTGGCTCTTCACCGAGCAGTGGGGGGTCGACGTCGCGGTCAGCAAGCCGCGGGTGATGGCCGCGCTGGTCGAGGAGGCGGTCACCGTCGGCGACCTGGTCCGGTTGATGACCTTCCGGCAGGGCGAGGCGAACCTGGTCGAGATCACCCTGCCACCCACCGCGCCCTACGTGGGGCAGCCGATCCACCAGGTGCCGATCCCCCGCGACGCCGCCCTGGTGGCGATCCTGCGCGGCAAGCGGGTGCTGGTACCCAGCCCGGACGACCCGATCGAGGCCGGCGACGAGCTGGTCTTCGTCTGCACCGCCGAGGTGGAGGACGAGGTCCGCGCGGTGATCCTCGGCCCGGACAGCGTCGAACGCACCCGCGGCGCGGGCTGA
- a CDS encoding potassium channel family protein, translated as MGCGRVGSTLAHSLESRGHSVAVIDQDADAFRRLGPDFAGITVTGAGFDGEVLRQAGIERADAFAAVSSGDNSNIISARLARETFGVSRVAARIYDQRRAQVYERLGIPTVATVRWTADRMLRHLVPEGNVEIFRDPTSTVSIMEVPVHKDWIGRPLRALEDAAGARVAYLIRFGIGTLPIASTVVQEGDQIFMLVTDDITAAVTSVAATPPEGGH; from the coding sequence ATGGGCTGTGGCCGGGTCGGGTCGACCCTGGCCCACAGCCTGGAGTCCCGGGGGCACTCGGTGGCGGTGATCGACCAGGACGCCGACGCGTTCCGCCGGCTGGGCCCCGACTTCGCCGGGATCACGGTCACCGGCGCCGGCTTCGACGGCGAGGTGCTGCGCCAGGCGGGCATCGAGCGGGCCGACGCCTTCGCGGCGGTCTCCAGCGGCGACAACTCCAACATCATCTCGGCCCGGCTGGCCCGCGAGACGTTCGGCGTCTCCCGGGTCGCCGCCCGGATCTACGACCAGCGCCGGGCGCAGGTCTACGAGCGGCTGGGCATCCCCACGGTGGCCACCGTGCGGTGGACCGCCGACCGGATGCTGCGGCACCTGGTGCCCGAGGGGAACGTGGAGATCTTCCGCGACCCGACCAGCACCGTGTCGATCATGGAAGTGCCGGTGCACAAGGACTGGATCGGCCGGCCGCTGCGTGCCCTGGAGGACGCGGCGGGCGCCCGGGTGGCCTACCTGATCCGCTTCGGCATCGGCACCCTGCCCATCGCCTCCACGGTCGTGCAGGAGGGTGACCAGATCTTCATGCTGGTGACCGACGACATCACCGCGGCGGTCACGTCGGTGGCGGCGACGCCGCCGGAAGGAGGGCACTGA
- a CDS encoding APC family permease, with protein MARPTSLLKRLLVGRPFRSDRLQHTLLPKRIALPVFASDALSSVAYAPDEILLTLSIAGASAYLFSPWIALAVVVVMLTVVASYRQNVHAYPSGGGDYEVATVNLGPRAGLAVGSALLVDYVLTVAVSVSSGVANLGSVVPFVATHKVPVAVAAVALLTAMNLRGLRESGTAFAIPTYGFIIVMVGMILTGLFRVFVLGDDLTAPSAGLEIQAEHSVTGFALVFLLLRTFSSGCAALTGVEAISNGVPAFKAPKSRNAATTLLLLGSIAVGMLVGIIWLARLTGLQFVEDPSTQILSGPEGYVQKTVTTQLGETVFGSGSALLFVVAGMTALILFLAANTAFNGFPVLGSILAQDRYLPRQFHTRGDRLAFSNGIVFLASFAIVLIVGFQAEVTRLIQLYIVGVFVSFTLSQAGMIRHWNRHLRTERDPEARRRMVRSRAINAFGMAMTGIVLVIVLLTKFLLGAWIAIAAMAVIYLLMLAIRRHYDRVAAELEPTEVRGVLPARNHAIVLVSKLHQPTLRAIAYARATRPDTLTAVTVNVDEKDTRDLQADWERRELPVPLTVVDSPYREITRPILNFVASVRRESPRDVVTVFIPEYVVGRWWENLLHNQSALRLKGRLLFEPGVMVTSVPWQLASTAGKNLDRLDATLTRGPARGPRVAPRSTLPPSVPPVVSAPPGESGAGTGESR; from the coding sequence GTGGCCAGACCCACCTCACTGCTGAAGCGGCTCCTCGTCGGTCGACCGTTCCGGTCCGACCGGCTCCAGCACACCCTCCTGCCGAAGCGCATCGCGCTGCCGGTGTTCGCCTCGGACGCCCTCTCCAGCGTGGCGTACGCCCCGGACGAGATCCTGCTGACCCTCTCCATCGCGGGCGCGTCGGCGTACCTGTTCTCGCCGTGGATCGCGCTGGCCGTGGTGGTGGTGATGCTCACGGTCGTCGCCAGCTACCGGCAGAACGTGCACGCCTACCCCTCCGGCGGCGGCGACTACGAGGTGGCCACGGTCAACCTCGGTCCACGCGCCGGCCTGGCGGTGGGCAGCGCGCTGCTGGTCGACTACGTGCTCACGGTGGCGGTGTCGGTCTCCTCCGGGGTGGCCAACCTGGGTTCGGTGGTGCCCTTCGTCGCCACCCACAAGGTGCCGGTCGCGGTCGCCGCGGTGGCGCTGCTCACCGCGATGAACCTGCGTGGGCTGCGGGAGTCGGGGACCGCGTTCGCCATCCCCACCTACGGCTTCATCATCGTGATGGTCGGGATGATCCTCACCGGCCTGTTCCGGGTCTTCGTCCTCGGTGACGACCTGACCGCGCCGAGCGCCGGCCTGGAGATCCAGGCCGAGCACAGCGTGACCGGTTTCGCGCTGGTCTTCCTGCTGCTGCGGACCTTCTCCTCCGGCTGCGCCGCGCTGACCGGCGTGGAGGCGATCTCCAACGGGGTGCCCGCGTTCAAGGCGCCGAAGTCCCGCAACGCGGCCACCACGCTGCTGCTGCTCGGCAGCATCGCGGTGGGCATGCTGGTCGGCATCATCTGGCTGGCCCGGCTCACCGGACTGCAGTTCGTCGAGGACCCGAGCACGCAGATCCTCTCCGGCCCCGAGGGGTACGTGCAGAAGACCGTCACCACCCAGCTCGGCGAGACGGTCTTCGGCTCCGGCTCGGCGCTGCTCTTCGTGGTCGCCGGGATGACCGCGCTGATCCTCTTCCTGGCCGCGAACACCGCGTTCAACGGCTTCCCGGTGCTCGGCTCGATCCTGGCCCAGGACCGCTACCTGCCCCGGCAGTTCCACACCCGGGGCGACCGGCTGGCCTTCTCCAACGGCATCGTCTTCCTGGCCAGCTTCGCGATCGTGCTGATCGTCGGCTTCCAGGCCGAGGTGACCCGGCTGATCCAGCTCTACATCGTCGGGGTGTTCGTCTCGTTCACCCTCTCCCAGGCCGGCATGATCCGGCACTGGAACCGGCACCTGCGTACCGAGCGGGACCCGGAGGCCCGGCGGCGGATGGTGCGGTCCCGGGCCATCAACGCCTTCGGCATGGCCATGACCGGCATCGTGCTGGTCATCGTGCTGCTCACCAAGTTCCTGCTCGGCGCGTGGATCGCGATCGCCGCGATGGCGGTGATCTACCTGTTGATGCTGGCCATCCGGCGGCACTACGACCGGGTCGCCGCCGAGCTGGAGCCGACCGAGGTGCGCGGCGTGCTGCCCGCCCGCAACCACGCCATCGTGCTGGTCAGCAAGCTGCACCAGCCGACGCTGCGGGCCATCGCGTACGCCCGGGCCACCCGCCCCGACACGCTGACCGCGGTGACCGTCAACGTCGACGAGAAGGACACCCGGGACCTGCAGGCGGACTGGGAACGCCGCGAGCTGCCGGTGCCGCTGACCGTGGTCGACTCCCCGTACCGGGAGATCACCCGCCCGATCCTGAACTTCGTGGCCTCGGTCCGCCGGGAGTCGCCCCGCGACGTGGTCACCGTCTTCATCCCCGAGTACGTCGTCGGCCGCTGGTGGGAGAACCTGTTGCACAACCAGAGCGCGCTGCGCCTCAAGGGCCGGCTGCTGTTCGAACCGGGCGTGATGGTGACCAGCGTGCCGTGGCAGCTCGCCTCCACCGCCGGCAAGAACCTGGACCGGCTGGACGCCACGCTGACCCGCGGGCCGGCCCGTGGGCCGCGGGTGGCGCCGCGCAGCACCCTGCCGCCGAGCGTGCCGCCGGTGGTCTCCGCGCCGCCCGGCGAGAGCGGCGCGGGCACGGGGGAGTCCCGGTGA
- a CDS encoding class I SAM-dependent RNA methyltransferase translates to MLEEAERVELTVDAVAPGGHCVARVDGQVVFVRHALPGERVVAEITELHRGFARADAVEVLDASPDRVVPPCPYAKPGACGGCDLQHVAPAAQLTWKATVVREQLTRLAGLTDAEVDALGVAVEALPGGPLGWRSRVRYAVDAAGRAGLLKHRSHEVVPIDRCRIAHPAIQELPVLGTPWPDADAVETVASTGGDVSVTAVDKGVASLFSGPETVGERAAGRDWTLPASGFWQVHPAAADTLVGAVLELLDPKPGERAWDLYGGAGLFAAALAGRVGDARVTLVESAADGVAAARENLADLPRVEVVAARVETALARRRVTGPVELVVLDPPRSGAGARVVHDVLAAGPRAVAYVACDPAAFARDVRTFTGAGWRLAALRGYDLFPMTQHVELVGLFLPPA, encoded by the coding sequence GTGCTGGAGGAGGCCGAGCGGGTCGAGTTGACCGTCGACGCGGTCGCCCCGGGCGGGCACTGCGTCGCCCGGGTCGACGGGCAGGTGGTCTTCGTCCGGCACGCGCTGCCCGGTGAGCGGGTGGTCGCCGAGATCACCGAGCTGCACCGCGGGTTCGCCCGGGCCGACGCCGTCGAGGTGCTCGACGCCTCCCCGGACCGGGTGGTTCCGCCCTGCCCGTACGCGAAGCCGGGCGCGTGCGGGGGTTGCGACCTCCAGCACGTCGCCCCCGCCGCCCAGCTGACCTGGAAGGCCACGGTGGTGCGCGAGCAGCTGACCCGGCTGGCCGGCCTCACCGACGCCGAGGTGGACGCGCTGGGCGTGGCCGTCGAGGCGCTGCCCGGCGGCCCGCTGGGCTGGCGGTCCCGGGTCCGGTACGCGGTCGACGCCGCCGGCCGGGCCGGCCTGCTCAAGCACCGCTCGCACGAGGTGGTGCCGATCGACCGCTGCCGGATCGCCCACCCGGCGATCCAGGAGCTGCCGGTGCTGGGCACGCCCTGGCCGGACGCGGACGCCGTGGAGACGGTGGCCTCCACCGGTGGCGACGTGAGTGTCACCGCCGTCGACAAGGGGGTCGCCAGCCTGTTCAGCGGACCGGAGACGGTCGGCGAGCGGGCGGCCGGGCGGGACTGGACGCTGCCCGCGTCCGGCTTCTGGCAGGTGCATCCGGCCGCGGCGGACACCCTCGTGGGCGCGGTGCTGGAGCTGCTCGACCCGAAGCCGGGGGAGCGCGCCTGGGACCTGTACGGCGGCGCGGGCCTCTTCGCCGCCGCGCTGGCCGGCCGGGTCGGCGACGCCCGGGTCACCCTGGTCGAGTCCGCCGCCGACGGGGTGGCGGCGGCCCGGGAGAACCTGGCCGACCTGCCCCGGGTGGAGGTGGTGGCCGCCCGGGTGGAGACCGCTCTCGCCCGCCGGCGGGTGACCGGCCCGGTGGAGCTGGTGGTGCTGGACCCGCCGCGCTCCGGCGCGGGCGCGCGGGTGGTCCATGACGTGCTGGCCGCTGGGCCGCGCGCGGTGGCGTATGTGGCCTGCGACCCGGCCGCCTTCGCCCGGGACGTCCGCACCTTCACCG